One segment of Agromyces albus DNA contains the following:
- a CDS encoding HPP family protein produces MADSSPNARRTQLIVGLVVGAIVGVGVSLWTGFWLWLAAGLVVGLATGALMKPPPTS; encoded by the coding sequence ATGGCCGACTCCTCCCCCAACGCCCGTCGCACGCAGCTCATCGTCGGACTCGTCGTGGGGGCGATCGTCGGCGTCGGCGTGAGCCTGTGGACAGGGTTCTGGCTCTGGCTGGCAGCCGGGCTCGTCGTCGGGCTTGCCACGGGCGCCCTCATGAAGCCGCCGCCGACGAGTTAG
- a CDS encoding TetR/AcrR family transcriptional regulator: MSTESTGRGEPDRTLALLWRDRLGEPTGSRGPKQRSSVDEVVSTAIQLADEEGIEAVSMRRIADRLGLKPMSVYTYVPGKAELIDLMFDQVAGEQELPPHTGSSRERLERIARIQWRDYLRHPWLLTIDTSRPPLGPNVSDRWEWALTAIEGLGLTDLDMDQVITLVVGYVSGPARAFVDAERLLRATDESDQEWWERNAPILEQVMEPGRYEISGRVGQAAGEAYAAAADPARAFEFGLARIIDGIESYIADVGETRAGKTRAGETRAGEARLD, translated from the coding sequence ATGTCGACCGAATCGACGGGCCGTGGCGAGCCTGACCGAACGCTCGCGCTGCTGTGGCGCGATCGGCTCGGCGAGCCCACCGGCTCGCGGGGGCCGAAGCAGCGATCGAGCGTCGACGAGGTCGTGAGCACCGCCATCCAGCTCGCCGACGAAGAGGGCATCGAGGCGGTGTCGATGCGGCGCATCGCCGACCGGCTCGGGCTCAAGCCCATGTCGGTCTACACCTACGTGCCGGGCAAGGCCGAGCTCATCGACCTCATGTTCGACCAGGTCGCGGGGGAGCAGGAGTTGCCGCCGCACACCGGTTCATCGCGCGAGCGCCTCGAGCGCATCGCCCGAATCCAGTGGCGCGACTACCTGCGCCACCCGTGGCTGCTCACGATCGACACGAGTCGCCCTCCGCTCGGGCCGAACGTGTCGGACCGCTGGGAGTGGGCACTCACGGCCATCGAGGGTCTCGGGCTCACTGATCTCGACATGGACCAGGTCATCACGCTCGTGGTCGGGTACGTGTCGGGCCCGGCGCGTGCCTTCGTCGATGCCGAGCGGCTCCTGCGCGCGACCGACGAGAGCGACCAGGAGTGGTGGGAGCGCAACGCCCCGATCCTCGAGCAGGTCATGGAGCCGGGTCGGTACGAGATCTCGGGACGCGTCGGACAGGCGGCGGGCGAGGCGTACGCCGCAGCCGCCGACCCGGCACGTGCCTTCGAGTTCGGACTCGCGCGCATCATCGACGGCATCGAGTCGTATATCGCCGACGTCGGCGAAACGCGTGCCGGCAAAACGCGTGCCGGCGAAACGCGTGCCGGCGAAGCGCGCCTCGACTAA
- a CDS encoding DUF6220 domain-containing protein: MRKVFFVLSGLVVLAVVVQFYFAAIGVFSEPEDELSAIHGTNGRMVLPVLIILWIISAALARAGRGTIGLTFLALGLLLFQTVLFILTGLLTGSTPPPDGHVTMSGTIMLGFHAINGLAILWVSTIVLRRSKRLAFSTPARATTPDEEPEAVPSSSP, translated from the coding sequence ATGCGCAAGGTGTTCTTCGTTCTCAGCGGGCTCGTCGTGCTCGCCGTCGTCGTGCAGTTCTACTTCGCCGCCATCGGCGTGTTCAGTGAACCGGAAGACGAACTGTCCGCCATCCACGGCACGAACGGCCGGATGGTGCTCCCGGTGCTCATCATCCTGTGGATCATCTCCGCGGCGCTTGCGAGAGCGGGCCGCGGAACGATCGGACTCACGTTCCTGGCGCTCGGACTGCTGCTCTTCCAGACGGTGCTGTTCATCCTCACCGGCCTGCTCACCGGAAGCACGCCGCCGCCCGACGGGCATGTCACCATGTCGGGAACGATCATGCTGGGCTTCCACGCGATCAACGGTCTCGCGATCCTGTGGGTGTCGACGATCGTGCTGCGTCGGTCGAAGCGGCTCGCGTTCTCGACTCCGGCCCGCGCAACGACCCCGGACGAGGAGCCTGAGGCCGTGCCGTCGTCGTCGCCATGA
- the recQ gene encoding DNA helicase RecQ: MNSNAQPDSAEEVPWDPDEFAPPPDDDWVPPADDGWSGSASNESGAGFGSPPPRGTGQGAARNTTATVPGGVAPARFATAAEALHTVFGYDAFRGEQAEIIEQVTSGGDAVVLMPTGGGKSLCYQIPSLLREGTGIVVSPLIALMHDQVDALVRNGVRAAYLNSSQQPAERSDVERAYIAGELDLLYVAPERLNTESAKQLLARGKVALFAIDEAHCVAQWGHDFRPDYLALSELAERWPDVPRIALTATATDATHREITDRLSLGGARHFVSSFDRPNIQYRIAPKLEVRKQLLDFVRSEGVDAAGNPVSGIIYALSRATTEKTAAFLAANGVNALPYHAGLDASLRRRTQERFLREDGVVIVATIAFGMGIDKPDVRFVAHIDLPKSVEGYYQETGRAGRDGAPATAWLAYGLQDVVQQRRMIDESPGDLAHRRRLAHHLDAMLALCETVQCRRQNLLGYFGQPSQPCGNCDTCLEPPASWNGTVPAQKLMSTIVRLQRERRQKFGAGHLIDILRGKETPRSRQYDHDSLTTWGIGQDLSEQQWRSVVRQLLAQGLLATHGEYGTLTVTEASGAVLAGSHEVALRAEPERITRSRGPKAATAAADLSPLELELFEALRAWRAGEAREQGVPAYIVFGDATLRAVAQARPAAIAELDGITGIGAKKLEAYGEALIRVVAAA, translated from the coding sequence GTGAACTCGAACGCGCAGCCCGACTCGGCCGAGGAGGTCCCCTGGGATCCCGACGAGTTCGCGCCACCGCCCGATGACGACTGGGTTCCGCCCGCCGACGACGGCTGGTCGGGCTCAGCCTCGAACGAAAGCGGGGCCGGCTTCGGTTCCCCGCCGCCGCGAGGCACCGGGCAAGGCGCTGCTCGCAACACGACCGCGACGGTGCCCGGCGGCGTCGCCCCAGCCCGCTTCGCGACGGCGGCCGAGGCGCTGCACACGGTGTTCGGCTACGACGCGTTCCGCGGCGAGCAGGCCGAGATCATCGAGCAGGTCACCTCGGGCGGCGACGCCGTCGTGCTCATGCCCACCGGCGGCGGCAAGAGTCTCTGCTACCAGATCCCGTCATTGCTCCGCGAGGGCACCGGCATCGTGGTCTCGCCGCTCATCGCGCTCATGCACGACCAGGTCGACGCCCTCGTTCGCAACGGCGTGCGGGCCGCCTACCTCAATTCGAGCCAGCAGCCCGCCGAGCGCTCCGACGTCGAGCGCGCCTACATCGCGGGCGAGCTCGACCTCCTCTACGTCGCGCCCGAGCGCCTGAACACCGAGTCGGCCAAGCAGCTCCTCGCGCGCGGCAAGGTCGCGCTCTTCGCGATCGACGAGGCGCACTGCGTCGCGCAATGGGGCCACGACTTCCGGCCCGACTACCTCGCGCTCTCCGAGCTCGCCGAGCGCTGGCCCGACGTGCCGCGCATCGCGCTCACCGCCACCGCCACCGATGCCACCCACCGCGAGATCACCGACCGGCTCTCGCTCGGCGGGGCCAGGCACTTCGTCTCGAGCTTCGACCGCCCCAACATCCAGTACCGCATCGCGCCCAAGCTCGAGGTACGCAAGCAGCTGCTCGACTTCGTCCGCAGCGAGGGTGTGGATGCCGCAGGCAATCCGGTCTCGGGCATCATCTACGCCCTCTCCCGCGCCACCACCGAGAAGACCGCAGCTTTCCTCGCAGCGAACGGCGTGAACGCGCTGCCGTATCACGCCGGACTCGACGCTTCGCTCCGCCGTCGCACGCAAGAGCGGTTCCTGCGCGAAGACGGCGTCGTCATCGTCGCGACCATCGCGTTCGGCATGGGCATCGACAAGCCCGACGTTCGATTCGTGGCGCACATCGACCTGCCGAAGTCGGTCGAGGGCTACTACCAGGAGACGGGCCGTGCCGGCCGCGACGGCGCCCCGGCCACCGCCTGGCTCGCCTACGGCTTGCAAGACGTCGTGCAGCAGCGCCGCATGATCGACGAGAGTCCCGGAGACCTCGCGCATCGCCGCCGCCTGGCGCACCACCTCGACGCGATGCTCGCGCTCTGCGAGACCGTGCAGTGTCGACGCCAGAACCTGCTCGGCTACTTCGGCCAGCCGAGCCAGCCGTGCGGCAACTGCGACACGTGCCTCGAGCCGCCCGCCTCGTGGAACGGCACCGTGCCGGCACAGAAGCTCATGTCCACGATCGTGCGCCTGCAGCGTGAGCGCCGGCAGAAGTTCGGCGCCGGGCACCTCATCGACATCCTGCGCGGTAAAGAGACGCCGCGCTCGCGCCAGTACGACCACGATTCGCTCACCACGTGGGGCATCGGCCAAGACCTCAGCGAACAGCAGTGGCGAAGCGTCGTGCGCCAGCTGCTCGCGCAGGGCCTGCTCGCCACGCACGGCGAGTACGGCACGCTCACGGTCACCGAGGCATCCGGCGCCGTGCTCGCGGGCAGCCACGAGGTGGCACTCCGCGCCGAACCCGAACGCATCACCCGGTCACGCGGTCCGAAAGCCGCCACCGCGGCGGCAGATCTCAGCCCGCTCGAGCTCGAGCTGTTCGAGGCGCTGCGTGCGTGGCGGGCGGGTGAGGCGCGCGAGCAGGGAGTGCCGGCCTACATCGTGTTCGGCGACGCCACGCTTCGCGCCGTCGCGCAAGCGCGTCCCGCTGCCATCGCCGAACTCGACGGCATCACCGGCATCGGAGCGAAGAAGCTCGAAGCCTACGGCGAGGCACTGATCCGGGTCGTCGCCGCGGCCTGA
- a CDS encoding ATP-binding cassette domain-containing protein, with translation MTPRNSTPTRPQAAPGSPTALSSTGLRKHYGRSLALDGFDLEIARGTVHGLLGPNGAGKTTAVRCLTTLSSIDEGTASIDGIDIRQQPALVRERIGLVGQFHAVDECAHGSPEPRAVREAQRGLSKARARSRADELLESFQLTDAADRAVSGLSGGMRRRLDISASLVLTPAMLFLDEPTTGLDPRGRATVWQAVREIAAAGTTVLLTTQYLDEADQLASRISMMDHGRVVAEGSPSELKRRLGGDRVDAVIADATLLAQAADVIGRVAAAAASVDPDTRTITVEVADGAKALTPIVRELDLAGIAIDDLALRRPTLDEVFLHLTGQPGAADAAPQPAHEEAR, from the coding sequence ATGACTCCACGAAACTCGACACCGACCCGCCCGCAGGCCGCACCCGGCTCGCCCACCGCACTCAGCTCGACCGGACTCCGGAAGCACTACGGCCGCTCGCTCGCACTCGACGGCTTCGACCTCGAGATCGCCCGCGGCACCGTGCACGGCCTGCTCGGCCCGAACGGGGCCGGCAAGACCACGGCCGTGCGCTGCCTCACCACCCTCAGCTCGATCGACGAGGGCACCGCGAGTATCGACGGCATCGACATACGGCAGCAGCCCGCCCTCGTGCGCGAGCGCATCGGCCTCGTCGGCCAGTTCCACGCCGTCGACGAATGCGCTCACGGCTCGCCAGAACCTCGTGCTGTTCGCGAGGCTCAGCGGGGGCTCTCCAAGGCTCGCGCCCGGTCGCGCGCCGACGAACTCCTCGAGTCGTTCCAGTTGACGGATGCCGCCGACCGCGCGGTCTCCGGATTATCGGGCGGCATGCGACGGCGCCTCGACATCTCCGCGAGCCTCGTGCTCACCCCGGCGATGCTCTTCCTCGACGAGCCGACGACCGGACTCGACCCTCGCGGTCGCGCCACGGTCTGGCAGGCCGTGCGCGAGATCGCCGCAGCGGGCACGACCGTGCTGCTCACGACGCAATACCTCGACGAGGCCGACCAGCTCGCGAGCCGCATCTCGATGATGGACCACGGCCGGGTCGTCGCCGAGGGCTCCCCCAGCGAACTCAAGCGACGGCTCGGCGGCGACCGGGTCGACGCGGTGATCGCCGACGCCACGCTGCTCGCCCAGGCGGCCGACGTGATCGGCCGCGTCGCGGCGGCTGCGGCATCCGTCGACCCCGACACTCGCACGATCACCGTCGAGGTCGCCGACGGCGCGAAGGCGCTCACCCCGATCGTGCGTGAGCTCGATCTCGCGGGCATCGCGATCGACGACCTCGCCCTGCGGCGGCCGACGCTCGACGAGGTGTTCCTGCACCTCACCGGGCAACCCGGCGCCGCGGATGCCGCGCCGCAACCAGCACACGAGGAGGCACGATGA
- a CDS encoding ABC transporter permease encodes MTTITHAPGETRDRRPNALREGWLIAGRDVLHWVREPWGLIFGLAFNVMLLLMFGFLFGGAIDVPGGGDYIAFLLPGMFALTMLFGLESTMTAMAEDAKRGITDRFRSLPLSSASVALGRAVADLASSALSLGVLMIGGLLIGWRPTTGPAEIALAVVLLLWLRFALLWLGIYLGLTFRGTGATTAVQVLVWPIGFLSTVFVSAETMPGWLGTVAEWNPVSAAATATRELFGNPTGVTSGWLAENAVLAASVWPLVITLVFLPLAAAAYRGLRR; translated from the coding sequence ATGACGACCATCACCCACGCCCCGGGCGAGACGCGAGACCGACGGCCGAACGCTCTGAGGGAGGGCTGGCTGATCGCCGGCCGCGACGTGCTGCACTGGGTGCGCGAGCCGTGGGGCCTCATCTTCGGCCTGGCGTTCAACGTCATGCTGCTGCTCATGTTCGGATTCCTCTTCGGCGGCGCGATCGACGTGCCGGGCGGCGGCGACTACATCGCCTTCCTCCTGCCGGGCATGTTCGCGCTCACGATGCTCTTCGGGCTCGAGAGCACGATGACGGCAATGGCGGAGGACGCGAAGCGCGGCATCACCGATCGGTTCCGCTCCCTGCCGCTCTCGAGCGCGTCGGTCGCCCTCGGCCGCGCGGTCGCCGACCTCGCGTCGTCGGCGCTGAGCCTCGGGGTGCTGATGATCGGCGGTCTCCTCATCGGCTGGCGGCCGACCACGGGGCCCGCAGAGATCGCGCTCGCGGTCGTGCTGCTGCTCTGGCTGCGGTTCGCGCTGCTCTGGCTCGGCATCTACCTCGGGCTGACCTTCCGGGGCACGGGCGCGACGACGGCGGTGCAGGTGCTCGTCTGGCCGATCGGATTCCTCTCAACGGTGTTCGTGTCGGCCGAGACGATGCCCGGCTGGCTCGGAACCGTCGCCGAGTGGAATCCCGTCTCTGCCGCCGCGACGGCGACCCGGGAGCTCTTCGGCAATCCCACGGGCGTGACGAGCGGGTGGCTGGCCGAGAACGCGGTGCTGGCGGCATCCGTGTGGCCGCTCGTGATCACCCTCGTGTTCCTGCCGCTCGCGGCGGCGGCCTATCGCGGCTTGCGCCGGTGA
- a CDS encoding acyl-CoA dehydrogenase family protein yields the protein MVDTAPSTSSKTSESATQPAAHTPGTVDSAPTPTRSAAGTPAPAPSPATVAAAQAAAPKVDVAALSRQLLGTWADLRLVARERAAHPDLQRIEGQSMEEHRERVLQQLKILVEHGAVHRAFPTSLGGHDDHGGNIAAFEELVLADPSLQIKSGVQWGLFGAAVLHLGTEYHHQTFLPDIMTLEVPGAFAMTETGHGSDVAAIGTTATYDEVTQEFVINTPFRGAWKDYLGNAALHGTAAVVFAQLITKGVNHGVHAFYVPLRDADGGFLPGIGGEDDGLKGGLNGIDNGRLHFSDVRVPRVNLLNRYGDVGEDGTYSSPIASSGRRFFTMLGTLVQGRVSLDGAATSAAAMALTIAITYGNQRRQFTAGSDTDEEVLLDYQRHQRRLIPKLATTYAQIFAHDEFLVKFDEVFSGKADTDDDRQDLETIAAALKPLSTWHALETLQEAREASGGAGFLAENRIVGLRQDLDVYVTFEGDNNVLLQLVAKRLLTDYSKQFANADAGVMARYVVQQTADRAYHGTGLRRLAQTIADFGSTARSVAELRDTNTQRELLTDRVEAMIGDIAGRLREARKLPKSDAAAVFNRNQNELIEAARAHAELLQWEAFTRALEHTTDAGTKQVLTWVRDLFGLGLMEKHLAWYLINGRLSPQRAQAVTAYIDRLIERLRPHAQDLVDAFGYRPEHLRAKIASGAEQERQDEARAYYAAQRAAGTLPVPEKSKK from the coding sequence ATGGTTGACACGGCACCCAGCACTTCCTCGAAGACCTCAGAGTCGGCGACCCAGCCCGCCGCCCACACTCCCGGCACCGTCGACTCGGCCCCGACGCCGACCCGTTCGGCAGCCGGCACGCCTGCACCTGCACCCTCGCCGGCGACGGTGGCGGCCGCGCAAGCCGCAGCTCCGAAGGTCGACGTCGCCGCGCTCAGTCGTCAATTGCTCGGCACCTGGGCCGACCTCCGCCTCGTCGCGCGCGAGCGCGCCGCGCACCCCGACCTGCAGCGCATCGAGGGCCAGTCGATGGAGGAGCACCGCGAGCGCGTGCTCCAGCAGTTGAAGATCCTCGTCGAACATGGCGCGGTGCACCGCGCGTTCCCGACGTCGCTCGGCGGCCACGACGACCACGGCGGCAACATCGCCGCGTTCGAGGAGCTCGTGCTCGCCGACCCGAGCCTCCAGATCAAGTCGGGCGTGCAGTGGGGCCTCTTCGGCGCAGCGGTGTTGCACCTCGGCACCGAGTACCACCACCAGACCTTCCTGCCCGACATCATGACGCTCGAGGTGCCCGGCGCGTTCGCGATGACCGAGACGGGTCACGGCTCGGATGTCGCGGCGATCGGCACCACGGCCACCTACGACGAGGTGACGCAGGAGTTCGTCATCAACACCCCGTTCCGCGGCGCCTGGAAGGACTACCTCGGCAACGCGGCACTCCACGGCACCGCGGCGGTGGTCTTCGCGCAGCTCATCACGAAGGGCGTGAACCACGGCGTGCACGCCTTCTACGTGCCGCTGCGCGACGCCGACGGCGGCTTCCTGCCGGGCATCGGCGGCGAAGACGACGGTCTGAAGGGCGGCCTCAACGGCATCGACAACGGCCGCCTGCACTTCTCCGACGTGCGCGTGCCCCGCGTGAACCTGTTGAACCGCTACGGCGACGTCGGCGAAGATGGCACCTACTCGAGCCCGATCGCCAGCTCGGGCCGCCGCTTCTTCACGATGCTCGGCACGCTCGTGCAGGGTCGCGTGTCGCTCGACGGCGCCGCGACGAGCGCTGCGGCGATGGCGCTCACGATCGCGATCACCTACGGCAACCAGCGCCGCCAGTTCACCGCGGGCAGCGACACCGACGAAGAGGTGCTGCTCGACTACCAGCGCCACCAGCGCCGGCTGATCCCGAAGCTCGCCACGACGTACGCGCAGATCTTCGCGCACGACGAGTTCCTCGTGAAGTTCGACGAGGTGTTCTCCGGCAAGGCCGACACCGACGACGACCGCCAGGACCTCGAGACGATCGCGGCGGCGCTCAAGCCGCTGTCCACCTGGCACGCCCTCGAGACGCTCCAGGAGGCGCGCGAGGCAAGTGGCGGCGCCGGCTTCCTCGCCGAGAACCGCATCGTCGGCCTGCGTCAAGACCTCGACGTCTACGTCACCTTCGAGGGCGACAACAACGTGCTGCTGCAGCTCGTGGCCAAGCGCCTGCTCACCGACTACTCGAAGCAGTTCGCGAATGCGGATGCCGGCGTCATGGCCCGCTATGTCGTGCAGCAGACGGCCGACCGCGCCTACCACGGCACCGGCTTGCGCCGCCTGGCGCAGACGATCGCCGACTTCGGTTCGACCGCCCGTTCGGTCGCCGAGCTCCGCGACACGAACACGCAGCGCGAGCTGCTCACCGACCGTGTCGAGGCGATGATCGGCGACATCGCCGGTCGCCTGCGAGAGGCGCGAAAGCTGCCGAAGTCGGATGCCGCGGCGGTCTTCAACCGCAACCAGAACGAGCTCATCGAAGCCGCGCGGGCGCACGCCGAGCTGCTCCAGTGGGAGGCGTTCACGCGGGCCCTCGAGCACACGACCGATGCGGGGACGAAGCAAGTGCTCACGTGGGTGCGCGACCTGTTCGGGCTCGGCCTCATGGAGAAGCACCTCGCGTGGTACCTGATCAACGGCCGGCTCTCGCCGCAGCGCGCACAAGCCGTCACTGCGTACATCGACCGGCTCATCGAGCGGCTGCGCCCGCACGCGCAAGACCTCGTCGACGCGTTCGGCTACCGCCCCGAGCACTTGCGCGCGAAGATCGCGTCGGGTGCCGAGCAGGAGCGTCAAGACGAGGCGCGCGCGTACTACGCGGCGCAGCGTGCCGCGGGCACGCTTCCCGTTCCCGAGAAGTCGAAGAAGTAA
- a CDS encoding malate dehydrogenase — MSRTPVTITITGAGGQIGYALLFRIASGAMLGPETSVRLNLLEIPQGVRAAEGAALELQDSAFPLLSHVDVYDDAAAAFSGANIGLLVGARPRTAGMERGDLLAANGGIFGPQGEAINAGAADDIRIVVVGNPANTNALIAAAHAPDVPAERFTALTRLDHNRALGQLAEALDTPVAELRRVTIWGNHSATQFPDVAHATAAGDPVTALLAARFGGPDGAQAWLVDEFIPRVAKRGAEIIEVRGSSSVASAAAATIDHVRDWVAGTPDGWTSAAVVSDGSYGVPEGLVCSFPVESVDGVWQIVQGLDVDDFARQRIAASVAELEDEREAVRGLGLI; from the coding sequence ATGAGCCGCACACCGGTCACGATCACCATCACTGGCGCAGGCGGGCAGATCGGCTATGCCCTGCTCTTCCGCATCGCCTCCGGCGCGATGCTCGGGCCCGAGACATCCGTGCGCCTGAACCTCCTCGAGATCCCGCAGGGCGTGCGAGCGGCCGAAGGCGCCGCACTCGAACTCCAGGACTCCGCCTTCCCGCTGCTCTCGCACGTCGACGTCTACGACGATGCCGCCGCGGCATTCTCGGGCGCGAACATCGGACTGCTCGTCGGCGCCCGGCCGCGCACCGCCGGCATGGAGCGGGGCGACCTGCTCGCCGCGAACGGGGGCATCTTCGGCCCGCAGGGCGAGGCGATCAACGCCGGGGCCGCCGACGACATCCGCATCGTGGTGGTCGGCAACCCGGCGAATACGAACGCGCTCATCGCGGCGGCGCATGCTCCGGATGTCCCGGCCGAGCGCTTCACCGCCCTCACCCGCCTCGACCACAACCGCGCCCTCGGCCAGCTCGCCGAGGCGCTCGACACTCCCGTCGCCGAGCTGCGCCGGGTGACGATCTGGGGCAACCATTCAGCGACCCAGTTCCCCGACGTCGCCCACGCGACGGCCGCGGGCGACCCGGTGACGGCGCTGCTCGCGGCGCGCTTCGGCGGGCCCGATGGGGCACAGGCATGGCTCGTCGACGAGTTCATCCCGCGGGTTGCGAAGCGCGGTGCCGAGATCATCGAGGTGCGCGGCTCGTCATCGGTGGCATCGGCGGCGGCAGCGACGATCGACCACGTGCGCGACTGGGTCGCCGGCACCCCCGATGGCTGGACGAGCGCGGCGGTCGTCTCCGACGGCTCCTACGGCGTGCCTGAAGGGCTCGTCTGCTCGTTCCCGGTCGAGTCGGTCGATGGTGTCTGGCAGATCGTGCAGGGGCTCGACGTCGACGACTTCGCGCGGCAGCGCATCGCGGCATCCGTCGCCGAGCTCGAAGACGAGCGCGAGGCCGTTCGCGGGCTCGGCCTCATCTGA